Proteins from a single region of Diorhabda sublineata isolate icDioSubl1.1 chromosome 2, icDioSubl1.1, whole genome shotgun sequence:
- the LOC130452832 gene encoding uncharacterized protein CG1161 isoform X1, which translates to MQYYLLILSLSSIFAFSTAQSYDDKRCKCICPSISSVTNKTESKNHTSRILYITNVPPNKCNCDGVILPRIGQDIVGKEQEFCPRCDCKYENRNTTIIKVVVIIVIWVISILVIYMAFLIILDPLLNKRIKGNYQEHTNEEEIPFLEKHNNCLDSSAPNIKDEVAAGSMSHNMSVRGNVLNRVGHQQDKWKRQVKEQRKNIYDRHTMLN; encoded by the exons AtgcaatattatttattgattttgagTTTATCTAGTATATTTGCATTTTCTacg gctCAATCCTATGACGACAAAAGATGTAAATGTATATGTCCCAGTATATCGTCTGTGACAAATAAAACTGAATCAAAAAATCATACATCCAGAATTTTGTACATTACGAATGTACCTCCAAACAAATG caATTGTGATGGGGTAATCCTGCCAAGAATTGGTCAAGATATTGTTGGAAAAGAACAAGAATTCTGTCCTAGATGTGAttgtaaatatgaaaacagAAATACTACAATTATTAAAGTGGTCGTAATAATTGTTATCTGGGTGATTTCAATATTGGTAATTTACATGGcctttttaataatattggaTCCTTTGTTGAATAAGAGAATCAAAGGAAACTACCAGGAACATACAAATGAGGAG gAGAttccatttttagaaaaacataatAATTGTTTAGATTCATCTGCACCAAATATAAAA GATGAGGTAGCGGCCGGATCAATGTCGCACAATATGAGCGTAAGAGGAAATGTGTTGAATAGAGTCGGACACCAACAGGACAAATGGAAAAGACAAGTTAAAGAGCagcgaaaaaatatttatgatcgTCATACCATGTTGAATTAG
- the LOC130453246 gene encoding uncharacterized protein LOC130453246, whose product MEPEKIKNLDELIKKYHGENVQIVDKKMTNLTAPGENYLSDIFKLDVTIKNKNGNESIEHYVAKSVLIKPDMSSDMNVEIFKNEILFYTTVIPTIRQFAKEHGLQDKDVFPELIAARMNLDHTDKTDENAVLILENLAEKGYKNADRHISFDLDGAKLILSDLAIFHAIPLAMKIQKPKLFEENIAKICKLPTPPNKRGEMNPSSPPNPLQGGDKDDKMKPPNLVPLLTEVAKEDIFCRNHVDKLEKFIIDMEKKMIEEFGAKTDPSLPFATLCHNDMWVNNTMQRSEQGKFVKNKFVDFQMCSVSELFSDLIFFLFSSVDLITLENHFDYLIMFYHECFIKILEKCKCDVAPYAYNKFMMKIKDAIPSKFLHIMVMNFFIIYAKKGVMGGPFRMKELTSSETHAIAKKKFLFLFRKLIENDWI is encoded by the exons ATGGaaccagaaaaaataaaaaatttagacgaattgattaaaaaataccACGGTGAAAATGTGCAAATTGTGGATAAAAAGATGACGAATTTAACAGCCCCCGGTGAAAATTACCTCAGTGATATATTTAAACTCGAtgttactattaaaaataaaaatggtaatgaAAGTATCGAGCACTACGTTGCCAAATCAGTTTTGATAAAACCCGATATGTCATCTGATatgaatgttgaaatttttaaaaacgaaatattattttacacgACGGTTATTCCTACGATACGACAATTTGCTAAAGAACATGGTCTGCAAGACAAGGACGTTTTCCCAGAATTGATTGCGGCGAGAATGAATTTAGATCATACAGataaaacagatgaaaatgCTGTTCTAATTCTGGAAAATTTGGCGGAAAAAG gttataaaaaCGCTGATAGGCACATAAGTTTCGATCTAGACGGCGCTAAATTGATCCTGTCAGATCTCGCTATTTTCCACGCTATACCGTTGGCTATGAAAATCCAGAAACCAAAATTGTTTGAGGAGAATATCGCAAAGATTTGTAAACTACCAACTCCTCCTAATAAACGTGGTGAAATGAACCCATCCTCGCCACCGAATCCTCTTCAAGGAGGGGACAAAGATGATAAAATGAAACCTCCAAATCTAGTGCCTCTTTTAACCGAAGTAGCCaaagaagatattttttgtagaaatcaCGTcgataaattggaaaaattcataatagATATGGAAAAGAAAATGATAGAAGAATTTGGCGCTAAAACAGATCCCAGCTTACCTTTTGCAACTTTGTGTCATAATGACATGTGGGTAAATAATACAATGCAACGTTCCGAACAAGGAAAgttcgtaaaaaataaatttgtagatTTCCAAATGTGTAGCGTGAGTGAACTATTTTcggatttaatatttttccttttcagtaGTGTAGATTTAATCACCCTTGAAAaccattttgattatttgataatGTTTTATCACGAATGCttcattaaaattttggaaaagtgcaAATGCGACGTCGCTCCTTACGCttataacaaatttatgatgaaaattaaGGATGCCATTCCTTCGAAGTTCTTGCACATCAtggttatgaatttttttattatttatgctAAAAAGGGAGTGATGGGGGGCCCATTCAGAATGAAAGAATTGACATCTAGTGAAACACATGCAATAGCTAAAAAGAAATTCctatttttattcagaaaattgattgaaaacgattggatttaa
- the LOC130453247 gene encoding uncharacterized protein LOC130453247, which produces MEPEKIKNLDELIKKYHGEDVQIVDKKMTYLTAPGENYLSDIFKLDVTIKNKNGNESIEHYVAKSILIKPEMSTEISVEIFKNEILFYTTVIPTIRQFAKEHGLQDKDVFPELIAARLNLDHTDKPDENAVLILENLVEKGYTNTDRHKSFDLDGVKLILSDLAVFHAIPLAMKIQNPKLFEENIIKNCGLPPPPGKRDDEMNPSSQSQPPKNDKMKPPNLLPLFIEVAKEDIFCRNYIDKLEKFIADMEKKMHEKFRSKPDYSSPFATLCHNDMWVNNTMQLSEQGKFVKNKFVDFQMCNVNELFSDLIFFLFSSVDLVTLENHFDYLIMFYHEWFIKILEKCKCDVGPYAYNKFMLKLNEAIPSSFLQIMIMNFTVIYAKKGEVGGPFGKKEFTSSESHPIAKKKFLFLFRKMIENEWI; this is translated from the exons ATGGaaccagaaaaaataaaaaatttagacgagttgattaaaaaatacCATGGTGAAGATGTGCAAATTGTGGATAAAAAGATGACGTACTTAACAGCCCCCGGTGAAAATTACCTCAGCGATATATTTAAACTCGAtgttactattaaaaataaaaatggtaatgaAAGTATCGAGCACTACGTTGCCAAATCAATATTGATAAAACCCGAGATGTCAACAGAAATCagtgttgaaatttttaaaaacgaaatattattttacacgACGGTTATTCCTACGATACGACAATTTGCTAAAGAACATGGACTCCAAGACAAGGACGTTTTCCCAGAATTGATTGCGGCTAGATTGAATTTAGATCATACAGATAAACCTGATGAGAATGCTGTTCTGATTCTGGAAAATTTGGTGGAAAAag gatACACCAATACTGATAGACACAAAAGCTTTGATCTAGATGGCGTTAAATTGATATTGTCAGATCTCGCTGTTTTCCACGCTATACCTTTGGCTATGAAAATTCAGAATCCGAAATTGTTTGAGGagaatatcattaaaaattgcGGTTTGCCACCTCCTCCTGGGAAACGTGATGATGAAATGAATCCATCATCACAATCTCAACCtccaaaaaatgataaaatgaaaCCCCCAAATCTATTGCCTCTTTTTATAGAGGTAGCCaaagaagatattttttgtagaaattatattgataaattggAGAAATTCATAGCAGATATGGAAAAGAAAATGCACGAAAAATTCCGTAGTAAACCCGATTATAGCTCGCCTTTTGCAACTTTATGTCATAATGACATGTGGGTAAATAATACAATGCAACTTTCCGAACAAGGAAAGTTCGTGAAAAATAAGTTTGTAGATTTCCAAATGTGTAACGTGAATGAACTATTTTcggatttaatatttttccttttcagtaGTGTGGATTTAGTCACCCTTGAAAaccattttgattatttgataatGTTTTATCACGAATGgttcattaaaattttggaaaagtgcaAATGCGACGTCGGTCCTTACGCTTATAACAAATTTATGCTAAAACTTAACGAAGCCATCCCGTCGTCTTTCTTACAAATAATGATAATGAATTTTACGGTTATTTATGCAAAGAAGGGAGAAGTTGGAGGCCCTTTCGGAAAGAAAGAATTCACATCTAGTGAATCACATCCAATAgctaagaagaaatttttatttttgtttagaaaaatgattgaaaacgAATGGATTTAa
- the LOC130452832 gene encoding uncharacterized protein CG1161 isoform X2: MQYYLLILSLSSIFAFSTAQSYDDKRCKCICPSISSVTNKTESKNHTSRILYITNVPPNKCNCDGVILPRIGQDIVGKEQEFCPRCDCKYENRNTTIIKVVVIIVIWVISILVIYMAFLIILDPLLNKRIKGNYQEHTNEEDEVAAGSMSHNMSVRGNVLNRVGHQQDKWKRQVKEQRKNIYDRHTMLN, translated from the exons AtgcaatattatttattgattttgagTTTATCTAGTATATTTGCATTTTCTacg gctCAATCCTATGACGACAAAAGATGTAAATGTATATGTCCCAGTATATCGTCTGTGACAAATAAAACTGAATCAAAAAATCATACATCCAGAATTTTGTACATTACGAATGTACCTCCAAACAAATG caATTGTGATGGGGTAATCCTGCCAAGAATTGGTCAAGATATTGTTGGAAAAGAACAAGAATTCTGTCCTAGATGTGAttgtaaatatgaaaacagAAATACTACAATTATTAAAGTGGTCGTAATAATTGTTATCTGGGTGATTTCAATATTGGTAATTTACATGGcctttttaataatattggaTCCTTTGTTGAATAAGAGAATCAAAGGAAACTACCAGGAACATACAAATGAGGAG GATGAGGTAGCGGCCGGATCAATGTCGCACAATATGAGCGTAAGAGGAAATGTGTTGAATAGAGTCGGACACCAACAGGACAAATGGAAAAGACAAGTTAAAGAGCagcgaaaaaatatttatgatcgTCATACCATGTTGAATTAG